In the genome of Curtobacterium sp. MCLR17_036, the window CGACGAACGCGAGCGGCTGTACGACGCGTTCCGGTCCGGCGAGGTCGACGTGCTCGTCGTGTCGAAGGTCGCGAACTTCTCGATCGACCTGCCCGACGCGACCGTCGCCATCCAGGTCTCCGGCTCCTTCGGATCACGACAGGAAGAGGCCCAGCGCCTCGGCCGGTTGCTGCGACCGAACAAGGACGGCCTGCCCGCGTCGTTCTACACGCTCGTCGCCCGGGACACCGTCGACCAGGACTTCGCCCAGAACCGGCAGCGGTTCCTGGCGGAGCAGGGCTACTCGTACACGATCCTCGACGCGGACCAGGTCCAGACCCCGGTTGGCTGACGCTCGCACCGCTCCCAGGAAACCTCGAGGGAACGGTCAGAAGATAGGACCATGAGCGATGGCCCCAAGATCCTGATCGTCGACGACGAGCCGAACATCCGCGACCTCCTGACGACCTCGCTGCGCTTCGCCGGCTTCGCCGTGCGCGCGGTGGGCAACGGGGCACAGGCGATCTCCGCCGTGCTCGAGGAAGAGCCGGACCTCATCATCCTCGACGTCATGCTGCCCGACATGAACGGCTTCGGCGTCACCAAGCGCCTGCGGTCCTCGGGCTACACCTCACCGATCCTGTTCCTCACCGCGAAGGACGACACCGAGGACAAGATCACCGGCCTCACCGTCGGCGGCGACGACTACGTCACCAAGCCCTTCTCGCTCGACGAGATCGTCGCCCGCATCAAGGCCATCCTCCGTCGCACCATGAACGACGAAGAGGACGCGATCATTCGCGCCGGCGAGCTCACGATGGACCAGGACACGCACGAGGTCACCATCGGCGACGCGCAGATCGAGCTCTCGCCCACCGAGTTCAAGCTGCTCCGCTACCTCATGCTCAACCCGAACCGCGTGCTGTCGAAGGCGCAGATCCTCGACCACGTGTGGGAGTACGACTTCAACGGCGACGCCGGCATCGTCGAGAGCTACATCTCGTACCTGCGCCGCAAGCTCGACCAGTACTCGGCCGAGCCGATCATCCAGACGAAGCGCGGCTTCGGCTACATGCTGAAGGCATCGAAGGCCTCGTAGCACCGTCAGGTCTTCACGGCGGGCGTCCGGTTTCACCGGGCGCCCGCTGTCTATCGTTGGGGCAGCATGCACACGCGAATGAGCCACTGGTGGGACGGGATCTCCCTGCGCACCAAGATCACCGGGATCACGGTGCTGCTCGTCGCGCTCGGCCTGCTCGTCGCCGGCCTCGGCACCATGACGGTGCTGTCCACGTACCTCATGCAGCAGCTCGACAACACGGTGAAGCAGACCACCGAGCAGCTCGAGGGCCAGAACATCAGCGACGGCAAGCAGTACTGCCGGCTGTCGATCGTGCTCTCCCAGAGCGCCTACGTGGCAGCCTACGACGCCGACGGCGACCAGATCTGCGAGACCAAGGCCCCGAGCCGCCCGGACATCCGCCAGGCGACGCTCGTGTCGGCCGCGCAGGCCAACCAGCGCGTCTCGCTCTACGACAGCCAGCACAACCACGAGTGGCGCGCGCAGGTCATCCCCGCCTCGCTGCAGAACCAGTCCGACGGCACGACCGAGACCGGCTACGTGCTCATCGCGGTCTCCAGCGCCGGCACCGACGAGACGATCGGCAAGTTCACCGCGATCTTCCTCGGGTTCGGCGCCTCGGTGATCCTGCTCGGCGCCATGCTCACCCGGCTGCTCGTCACCGCGACCTTCGACCCGCTGCGCGACGTCGAGGACACCGCCGCCCGCTTCGCCGCGGGCGACTTCAACCAGCGCCTGGAGGCCGACACCCCGAACACCGAGGTCGGTCGACTCAACCGCTCCCTCAACGTGATGCTCGAACGGATCGACTCGGCGTTCGAGGACCGCGAGCGCACGATCGCCCAGATGCGTCGGTTCGTCGGCGACGCCTCGCACGAGCTCCGCACGCCGCTCGTCTCGCTGCGCGGGTACGCCGAGCTGTACCGCATGGGCGCCCTGCGCAAGGAAGAGGACGTCGCCC includes:
- a CDS encoding response regulator transcription factor; translation: MSDGPKILIVDDEPNIRDLLTTSLRFAGFAVRAVGNGAQAISAVLEEEPDLIILDVMLPDMNGFGVTKRLRSSGYTSPILFLTAKDDTEDKITGLTVGGDDYVTKPFSLDEIVARIKAILRRTMNDEEDAIIRAGELTMDQDTHEVTIGDAQIELSPTEFKLLRYLMLNPNRVLSKAQILDHVWEYDFNGDAGIVESYISYLRRKLDQYSAEPIIQTKRGFGYMLKASKAS
- a CDS encoding HAMP domain-containing sensor histidine kinase, whose product is MHTRMSHWWDGISLRTKITGITVLLVALGLLVAGLGTMTVLSTYLMQQLDNTVKQTTEQLEGQNISDGKQYCRLSIVLSQSAYVAAYDADGDQICETKAPSRPDIRQATLVSAAQANQRVSLYDSQHNHEWRAQVIPASLQNQSDGTTETGYVLIAVSSAGTDETIGKFTAIFLGFGASVILLGAMLTRLLVTATFDPLRDVEDTAARFAAGDFNQRLEADTPNTEVGRLNRSLNVMLERIDSAFEDRERTIAQMRRFVGDASHELRTPLVSLRGYAELYRMGALRKEEDVAQAMERIEKEAQRMGLLVQDLLQLARIDESKPLELGPVDLVAIARDSALDTMASNPDREIQVLVEDALTGESVPQAVRPPSSLSSGSSDSPADTGEVAPASPTSANTTGPIAFSRQTIARLRARRTRAMNIDAGAAPTDETTPLPTVVLPKRPPIVLAEENKIRQIVTNLMGNAMRFTAHDDPIEIGIGVDDERGMAHLDVIDHGEGIPAQLRDKIFQRFWRADTSRARDTGGSGLGLAIVSGIVAAHNGSVEVFDTEGGGATFRVWLPLLPRDAV